The Setaria viridis chromosome 9, Setaria_viridis_v4.0, whole genome shotgun sequence sequence AAGTGACTTTTTTATATCTGCATTCAACCATTGCAGACAATACATTGTAACTTAGGGCTGCATATCCTAGGAGAACGGCATGTTTCCATCTGATCAGTTTATTAAGATTTATGGCACATTCTTTTAGCTTTCAAAGCTGTTCAACTCTACTATACGACTGCATTTGCTGTTCAAATATTCAGATGCATTGTTACCCTGTCCAGAAGTGCATGCTCTTTCTGTCCAATCTACCATCAACTAGCATGGTAGTGTACAACAAAACATCATCCCATCCATCTTAGTTGGCACAAATGCAAAGAAATCAGTATTGTTGGGCATTACATGTCTGATTTGGGTAGTAACACATTCTAGTAGTAAAAATGAGGTGTGAATGAATTTTGTAGCAGCTAATCAGCTCTGGTTGCCGATAGTGTTTTTTAAGTAACCACCAAAAACACTTTATGTAACAATGCACATATCAGGTGAGTTACATTGTTTCTTCATATTTTGTTCTTTCCCTCTTGCATCTGAAATAATCGTTTGCCTTTACAGTTCTAACTAATACTGAGCTTCTCTCTCATGGCCTCTGCCTGCAGGATATCTTGTGCCATATACACTCCCTGATGCCAATGAGAGATGCTGCCCAAGCTGCCTGTGTGTCTCGCGCTTTTCTACATTCCTGGAGAAGCCATCCCAACCTTGATTTCAGTAAGAAAACATTGGGATCGAATAAAAAAACATATGGAAATGGTGAGGTCGCCAGAGATTTCTCTAGTAAAGTTGACCACATTCTGAGAAAGCACTCAGGCATTGGTGTGAAGAAACTCAAGATTCATATGCCCAAATTTTGCAATGCAAAGGATTCATGTTATCTGGACAGTTGGCTTCAGATTGCTGTTATACCAGGAATTGAAGATCTTGTACTAGCACTGTCATGGAGAGCAAAATATAACTTCCCATACTCACTCTTATCTAATGGGAGTGGAGACTCAATACGATCTCTTCATCTTGCCGGTTGTTCCTTCCGTCCCACATCTGAACTTGGTGGGTTAAGGACCCTAACAAGACTGCATCTTCGTGATGTCTGTATCAAGGGGGGCGAGTTAGGGTCCCTTCTTTCTAGTTCTTTGACTTTGGAGCAATTGGAAATCATGTATTGTGATGGGATTGTTTGCCTGAAGGTACCTTGCTTGCTGCAGCGTCTCAGCGACCTAAAGGTATTTGAATGCCGCACGCTTCGAGTGATAGACAGCAAAGCTCCAAATATATCAAGATTTTCCTTTACTGGAGATCATAGAGTTAAATTATCACTTGGAGAAGCATTGCAAATGAATAACCTACACATGTACTTCTCTGGCGCAGTCCATTACGCTCGTGTTGAACTTCCATCCAGCATGCCAAACCTTGAAACTGCTACCATATATTCGGCAAGTGAGGTATACTCTTAATTTTGAGTTGACTACCGATGTCCATACACTACAGGAGTCATACCTTGGAGTATTAAATAATTTGGCATCTTTATGCAGATAGTTGATACACCAATGCTGCATAGCAAATACGCCCACCTCAAGAATCTAAGTATTGCTCTCAGAGCTTTTACATTTCCTCCGACCTATGATTATTTTTCTCTGGCCTCCTTTTTTGATGCCTGTCCCTCGTTGGAGATTTTCTTGTTGGATGTAAGTTGTCGTGATTCATATTGCATGATATTAATAGCTATCACAGTGAAACAATgactataatttttttttaatcctaGGTCTCACAGCGAAAGATGGAGCACGTCTCAATTCTTGGAGATCCATCAGGTCTGAGACATTTGCGAGGACAGCACCACCACAAAATCAAGAgtgtgaagatacttggattCACGTCTTCAAAGAGCCTGGTTGAGCTAACATGCCATGTTGTTGAGAATATTACATCTCTTGAGCTACTTACATTGGAGGCCCATCAGAGTACTGTTAGGTGTTCTGTGCCTGCTCACAACTGTCGCAAGTGCTCTCCACTGCCCATTGATGTTCTCATGGAAGCTGAACGGGCACTCTTCGCCATCAGGGCATTCATCGAGCCTAAAGTTTCCTCCAAAGTAAAGTTGAATATTGTGGAGCCTTGCCGCCAATGCCATGCTGCTGAACTTGCACGTTTAGGATAATTGATTACCATTAGTTTTTGTTTTTAGACGTGCCATGGCTCCTTAAATACATTGTCATAAGTTTCCTCAGCGACTTGTGCTGTTATCTCTGCTTCATCGTGCTGTTCGGTGTTTAGCTCTGTACTATAACATTATATTCTCACAATTCGGTAGTGGAGTACCttttttgtttgcaaatttGCGAGTGCTGTCCCCTTCTCTCTTTATAAGAGAGAATAATGACACAGGACATGAACAGGTTGGATGAGACCTTGGTTGAAGCCATTGTTGTTCAGGCGCATGGGCCTGACGAAGGTCACAGCTCTGTGACAACTGTCAGATTTCGAGACTGAGATTGCTGCAGGAATTGCTCATTTCTGATGAATTATTATGCTGCAGGTACGGTGCTTCcggttgtttctttttttttcctgctgaTGGCGCCTACTTACCTGTGCTCAGAAGTTACCACAGAATTTGAGCTGATGGAAGCTCGTTGTATGAACTGGGCTCTGAGTTTTGGAACTTAGATAAGTATCAGTGGAGTTCCAGTATCAGGGGAGAATTTGGACTGATATGAAAGATTTTGAGCCTTTTTTTACTTTCAGATTGCTCATGTCCATCGAAGAAAAAGGCTCATGAATTGCATCTTCCAGTTAATTCTGACttttagggtgcgtttggttgcgaGGACGAAGTGGaacgggacgggacgatcccacttcatcccgcgtttggttgcaggacaggtgggacggggacatccctacgagggaatataccctccagatgcgggatgcccctatcccaccaaaacgagcggacgggggcatcccacttcgcccccgtcacgcgcCGTCCGTCCGCACCGGTGGAGGGGGTGAGTTTGGGCGGCgggagccgccggcggaggggccggcgcgggcgagctccgccgcggccggcgggcgggagctccaccgcggccggcgcgggcgagcgcggccagCGGGCGCGGAGGGACCGGCG is a genomic window containing:
- the LOC117837116 gene encoding F-box/LRR-repeat protein At3g26922, translating into MSMERQPDRWRRQVQAPDGLITSRAKSKGSPCLQDDDSQSGEIQIYSGPSLPEDILCHIHSLMPMRDAAQAACVSRAFLHSWRSHPNLDFSKKTLGSNKKTYGNGEVARDFSSKVDHILRKHSGIGVKKLKIHMPKFCNAKDSCYLDSWLQIAVIPGIEDLVLALSWRAKYNFPYSLLSNGSGDSIRSLHLAGCSFRPTSELGGLRTLTRLHLRDVCIKGGELGSLLSSSLTLEQLEIMYCDGIVCLKVPCLLQRLSDLKVFECRTLRVIDSKAPNISRFSFTGDHRVKLSLGEALQMNNLHMYFSGAVHYARVELPSSMPNLETATIYSASEIVDTPMLHSKYAHLKNLSIALRAFTFPPTYDYFSLASFFDACPSLEIFLLDVSQRKMEHVSILGDPSGLRHLRGQHHHKIKSVKILGFTSSKSLVELTCHVVENITSLELLTLEAHQSTVRCSVPAHNCRKCSPLPIDVLMEAERALFAIRAFIEPKVSSKVKLNIVEPCRQCHAAELARLG